A single window of Rana temporaria chromosome 1, aRanTem1.1, whole genome shotgun sequence DNA harbors:
- the NEDD8 gene encoding NEDD8 — protein MLIKVKTLTGKEIEIDIEPTDKVERIKERVEEKEGIPPQQQRLIYSGKQMNDEKTASDYKIQGGSVLHLVLALRGGC, from the exons ACACTGACTGGCAAAGAGATAGAAATTGATATTGAGCCAACTGACAAG gTGGAGAGAATTAAGGAGCGGGTTGAAGAAAAGGAGGGTATTCCTCCACAACAACAGAGGCTGATCTATAGTGGGAAACAAAT gaaTGATGAGAAGACTGCTTCAGACTATAAGATACAGGGTGGTTCAGTTCTACATTTGGTGCTTGCCCTAAGAGGAGGCTGCTGA